CCTCCAAAACGACGCTTCAGGCCGCCAAAGACGGAAGAGCATGAGAAAAAAGACTTGGAAGACTGCATTCCAAAGGCTACAAGGCACGGAACAGAGTGGGCGTTCAAGGTTTTCTCCAAATGGCAGATATCAAGGAAAAACAAAGACCTCTCACTAGAGCGATGTTCCTTCAAGCTCGACTTTGCTAAAATTCAGTCGCTACGCAGGAAagagtttgcgaaatgaacatgaAGCACCAGTGGCATTATATAATGGTTCATGTTCATTTGCATGCATGtgacaatagggccatttatacgagaggaaataagacgcgccttacataagacgcgaactgctcgtataaatggtacaaaacaagcgttcgcgtcttattttagacgcgacttacataagacgcgtcttatcttggaacagaacttttggctgttcttattttgtctgcgtcttaagtaagacgtgaacttcctcgtataaatggtttcgcgtcctaaataagacgtgaactataagtgcgcatgcctgtcatatgcgtgacgacaacaacaaatcgtcattttgttgaccagtcacccaggctaacaaaatggctttgcagtcaatcagtcgatcgctttcttccgactcgtctcggatttctgttgtattcttcgtatgcaacgtcaagtttctgaattttctttaacagcacggtcttcacaagaaaagaggacttctcaaagtggaaaaaacatctttgaagaagtctcttccttcttaaaatgacggcacgcttttgttttttgctacagcgcgacattttggatattgctaacggctttgctaatggcaacttctcatgtaaatgaggctgtatcaaaaataagacgcgaaccatttatacgagaagttcgcgtcttatgtaagacgcgaacgtataaatggtacagttcgcgtcttatgtaaggcgcgtcttactttctcccgtataaatggccctaatgacAAACTTAAAAGCAAAGCACGCTTGCGcacatattagggagcttaagcaaatacgacatcgacgacagcgagaacgtcatctgaaaatataactttgcatttctgcaataatttcgcaattattcaaagtcattacgctggcaaagtgtgttctaactatcctggaattaaattggaaccagcgcttttgagataacactgataaaattgaacattgtcatcatatgctcacaactgcaaaacaggtcgtttcacgtcgtggaaagaacgagaacgtctgcgaaatatcaaaaaatgaagaatgcacgtgcaaagcgtgcaaaactaatGTTTTTCTTCGTCAAATATTCAAATTCGTGACGTTCTTgttaccgtcgtcgtcgtgtttgcttaagctccctattataaAGATAAAACTAAAACGACAAAAGTGATAAAAGCCGGAAATATATAAATGTAAAGAAACAGTAAAGACGCGATACGATAAATTATCAGTTAGATTGTAATTCTAATGATGTTGTGTATTTAATTACATGTAAAGTTTGTGGTTTTCAGCACTAAATTTGGGCTGAGATTTAATAACCACAAGAGTCGCTTTAGAGCTCATTCCAGTAAACCTTTAGTTCACAATATTAATTAAAGTGGTTCAGCTAGTATTAGCAATTTAATGTAGCACGCGTATGCTCTTTCGCTTTTTTTGACATTGTTAGGTTATGTTTCTTTACAGTTATATTTTCCGGTTTTTATCACTTTATTCGTTTTAGTTTTATCTTTTTAATATGTGCGCGCACGTGCTAGGTTCATTAAATTCTTCAAATTCACTATTGTCACATGCAAAACACCCGCACAACTTTTTATGCTTGTCAGATGTGTGCGGCCGAAATACAGATGTTAACTCAGTTGTGCCGTTCTTCATCTGTGGTCTATACTTACATTTGGTAAATAAACCTCTTTTCGGTGGTTGGTGTATCGgacgattattttttttataatcttCCGattaatttctcaaggcgaacgcacGGAGATCGCTCCTGCATATTTTctggattttttttgtttcttggtacggaattgtcaaccagctttttaatttctccgtcAATGCCTTGTGCAAAAAGTTTTGTTCAGTTGCTTTCCACgaccaattaaaagtttagcttgagcGGGAAGATGGGTTATCCTGTCTGACATGTAAACGCTTCAAAGCGTTTTccaaagaaacatttgaaaactggGCTCTCCAATGGTAGCTCTGTTAGCCGGGACACCTTCCCTCCATGTAAGCAGGCCTTAGCAATGGCAACTACAACGTTATTCTGTCGGTTGAATGTAGAACAATTATCGttctgcacgtgcggcacgctcttgaATACATCTCTTTGCTGTCCTTTGCAAACCATGAAAGTAGGGACCATtgtttttgagccatggacaGCCCCTGGAAGTGAGCTGCTTTCctgtttaacttgtcttcacactaccacttTTATATCGTTATTAAAGTACCTATTGACTAGTAGAGATGATTGGTTTGAAAATcggggagagaccactgtcctggtaTGAGAAATGTCCTCTTCTGGTTTCCGTCCGTGACTCGAAAGCGGGGTTTGCCTAAGCTCTCTATTagcattagggagttttagcaatgatgacggagccggcaataaaaacgtcacttgaaaataaacacttgcgcaactgtgactattttgcgattatcccatcgtgttcgcattttacaatgttaacgaagaacccagcaactggattagtctgagcgctgtgaAAGTAAtataaatacacagaactaaaaattaacggttgtatgatcaaaacggtaaatgtggtaatttcgcgttgttgttttgcagaggacggcaagGACTTGTttataagagcgtgccgcacgtgcagcacgattattttttcacactcgaccaatcaaattcttaagttttctttttttttgtttgttgctaaACATTGGCAGCAATATTATCACACTCGCACTGGAATGCTGAAGATTATTCTGAAATTCGTTAGGGTGATCTTTCTCGGTTAAACTTTAACCTACAGAGACTACAATACGTTCTAttgatttcttgatttttttagtGTTAATGTTGCTGGAAACATTTAGCTGTGGTCAAAGGGAGGGGAGCCAAACCATAAATGGAAATATGCGGAGTATCGCCTCCAAAAAATATATTGCCGGATTTTGGTTGGCTGGTCGATTTGGCTAGAAAGGAAGCTGTCAACTTTCCTTTTAAAGGCGAATTTTGAtaaagaaattaatgaaataaCGAAGGAAAATGCTGACCATATTTGTCACATTttaatccaaaaagaaaattgggggtaaccacgcatttttcaaagataattcatgaataacatctgcaaaaagctttaaaatacaaagcaatgtatggcgttctttctcaaattgaagcttaattatttctcaaaaatgcatggttatcctcaattttctttttggatagcaagagtacttactaagacctactttctccggatagttttaagccgcgcaaaaatatccctgtattagtaagcattggcgataggaaatccgagtatctggagatgcgcagaacgtatgcgcaatagcaatagtaggcaccgtccttaagttacGTTATTTTTTTAGTAATAGGGAGTTAAGAAGAAACACATGATCTGCAACGAGTCAAAGTAAACGACATCTCATAAGACCTTAAAGGCCTTTGCGGTTTTTCAGTCTTTTTCCAGCGTTTTCTTGAGTATGTTGCGGGTCGAAGTTTTCTATAACTTGATAGCTTGGTTGACATGAACGGTTTTGAAGTAAAAGAGAAGACGAAAAATGAACGATTTGTTGTTGTAGGTTAGCACTTTCCTCAGAAGATCGGATGAAATTATTTCACGTTGTCAGTGTTTTGCAACATTAATCTTGTTTAGGACTTCCCTGGTCCCACCTAACTTCGGGGAAGATTCCCCAAAACCTCAGTTCCCCACGTGTCCTTTTTCGCTGCACGCCTTGCATGCCTTTTTCTTCTGAGAATGAGATGGCCACGTGACTGTTTTATTCCGAAAGGCACATCGCGCTAGAGCACCCAGCACAAAAGATAAATATTAAGGTAGGAAAACTGGCTTCATCCTTGATTGTTGTAACACATTTTATTTAATCTTGGTAGTCCCAATTCGTTTCCCAATTTACAGTCggtttttttctcttaaagatGGAAAAAGTTGGGATTGTACATCATTTTTTCCCCTACGGTTCCCAATCTTATCTGTGTTTCAGTTATCGATCGAAGCCAGTTGGTGTAGTGCGAGAAACATTCATCGAAAAGGTCGAAATTTACTTCCTTTATTTTTGAGGTTCCTTAACAAAAATTATGAAAGTGAAAGTTGATTAGTTAAGTTTAATACTGCTAAActgaagtttgttttgaatgaaTCCTTTCTGTAATTGCATATTGAAATTACCCGTGTACGGACTTTTGATTGGATTGAAAAAGAATCGTTTGCTGATTATTTTGCTGCTTTATTCGGTGACGGGCTAAAATTCTCTCCAATGAATATATTTGGTGGCCTTAAGGGAGCCAGTTCGATAAAAGGTGATTGAAATTCTTTTGAGCAAGAAAGCGGAAGCTGATTTGAAATTGTCAGTGACGGCGTGGAATCGTTCAAAATGCAAGTTGTTTCCTGCCTGACAGAAGGTTTCAGCTTACACAGTAGGTGTTTGTCGAGAAAAGGTGACAGTTATGTTTGAAAATGGCTctgtttttcaaatttcaagatttaataaaattgaaaaagcaATAAAGGAACTTCATTACTTCGTCACATcaatgtttaatttgtttaataTTGCATAAATCTAGAATGAAATTCGTTCCTGGGGATCTATGCAGTCACACAGTCAGGCATATGCAATCCTCATTTTGCACTTCACCCTTGAACTCTTTTTTCCTTGATCCAAGGTGCTGCATGACATCAGATAAACACATGACAAACTCTTAGCCTTGTACAGTACATATTTGGTTGCTTGTAGAAATATCTCCTGGCCTCATGTAAGTGGCATGGCTTGGGCAGTGACCTTCACTGATTAAATACAATAcattgtaattattgttattatggaCATGTGGTGACACATTCTTGTTTCACACCAAGGCTTATTGGTTATTTGTACTGTAGATAAGCAAAGCAGTCAGTGTTAAAGCAACCACTTAGCTTCTTTCTGTTATATAGTTTTTGTCTATTAGTTTCTTTTTATGTAGTTATGTTTATGCTCATGTTTGCACAAAAAGGAAGGCTTTTAACTTAACAATGTTGACTCTGACATGATGGTCATCACTATGTACATGTGAGATTGACAACGACTGAACTCTGCATCTggaagttttcttttaaagtaattaaaaAGATCATGAGAGTGAGAGATTTTTGTATAAAAGTAAATTTTGTTATGCCCTTTTAATCTTTAGTTttatacaattattattatgaggtACATTTAAAGACCTTCATGGTTAATCGTGATGTTTGTTGAAAACTATAACAAAGACAGAACTAAAGATGAAAGCCATCAAATTTAATATAAACACTTCatctgtgaatttttttttaaattaactaGCAGGATCCTAAGACTGAGAGATTTTTGTATGAATTGAATTTTATGCCCTTTTAATCTTTAGTTTTATTCAATCATTATGAGGTATATTTAAAGACCTTCATAATTTGTTATTCGTGATGTGTGTTGAATACTTTAACACTGACAGAAACAAGGATAAAGCCATCAAACCCTTTGCTTTGGTTTTTATTTCCATCAACAACAGAAATAACTGTTGTTCCATGCTTAACCCTGAATAGCTCTTAATGGGTCTTAATTTTTTCTATCAATTATTAGTTTAATTATTTCGCATCCATGGAACAGTCATCTTTAATGGACACTGAGATTTGTACTCAGTCTTCTTCTAAGGAAGATAGTGTTGGGGTCACAGGAATACCAATCAAGAAGGACCTGGGCACAGTGTCTTTAAAAAGTGTTGTGGTATTGAAGGACAGTGATGTCACAATAAGAAATGGAGTTGTGCTTATGCCAAATACAATTGAAATGGCACAGataaagaaacaagagaaaGGACAATTCAAAACCCAGATGTGCATATCTTCAAGCATGACAGAAGGGGATATTAAACAAGTATTAGTAGAAGCATTTCCATTTCTTGAAGGTCAAAGGTAATTGTGCATTATGTAGCAAAACTTGATCtgtaaaaatattttaacataGCTTGCtcatattttgcttttgtaaaGCAAATCAGTTTTGTGACTTTTCATTGCCAAGCTTTTTGTGTTGTAGGTTGAAATTAATTTCAGGTCAAATTATTTCAACCTAAACTTATTTCTAAATTTTTTTGTGTCTGGTATTGATTACCATAAATAGAGatgagagaaaaacaaaagagaaatcaaactgcgttgaaataatttgacttgaAATTCAATTTAACCCACTTTGTGCTAAATTCAAGCAAAAGTTTGTGGCATTCTTTTGAACTTTACCCTTGCCTCAACACTTCCGCACACCTGCATCTAACTTTTGTGATTCATTTGTCCTTGCATTTATAAATACAGACATTAAAATAGCTTTTTACTTATTACAGCCTCTTTACATTcaaatttaagattttattgTGCTGCTGCAGTTGATAACCGCACACGGTTAGACTTCCATGGAATTCCCCGTATCTGGGATGGGCTGTATATCAAGAGGAAAATAAAGGGCAATTCAGCTCTTTATATTCTAACACATGAGGTAACGATATTATAATTGCTATTAACAACATAACATATCTTCAAATTGTCATTTCTAACTTCCAGCAACATTCTTGGTAAGTGAAAAGTGATGTGTGCAGAGAATGTAGCACACGGGCGAGTTGTACGAAGCATGTTTAGTGCTTAAACCATTTGTTTAAGAAGTATTGAAACATAATTTTCCACTGTTAGCGCttaccatgctttgagcaactcagACCATGTTACTATAACCCTCACATCCAGAGCCTGTCCTGACTTCCCTGGAATTCAAGGAGCTGAGAGTATTCAGGTGCTCCTCCTGGACAGGTGATAGATGAGCATTAGACTAATGTTAGTACATGGTTGGTTTCTCTATTTATATACCAGTACACCTTGGAGTCAAGTTTCTTGTCTAAGTAAACAGCATTATTATAACAGGACAAGCTCTGGCGTTTATATATGAATGACAGACTGTTTCACAATCACTACATTGCAGCATAACTAGCATTATAAAAACTAGTATATTTTGACTAGTTTTTAATAAGTTAGTGTGTTGCTGGTACCCATTTGTATACCTGGCTGGTGAGAGACCTCATCCAGTCAAATTTCTTGTTTAAGTAAACATAACAGGGCCTGGTCTTGATGCTCTGAAATTCAAATATGAAACATGATGTGTACCAATTGTACTCCACCTTGCAATATTGCCTCCACACAAATAAGAATGTGCCAAATTATTGACTTTCATTTATTTCAGtttaacaattttttattgTGCAGTGTAAATTCTAGTTTCAAGACTGAACAAAACTATAAACCGTTTAACTGCATGTATGACTGTCGGAGTGTGACAAACCCTGATTCTCTTTCCTTGCTTTATATTTGTTACAGTCAACAGTGACATTAAAACGTTCATATGATGAGATAATTACACCAGAGGAAAGTGAAAAGCCAGAGCAGCCTTTGAAGAAGGAAACAGAGCTTACAAATGATCAAAGACATTCTGCTTGTTCTAATAGATGTGCACCTGAGTCAGACTCGATGGAGCAATCTTCATCCTCATTATTTCCTATCCCTAAGGTTTCGAACCACAGCTTAACTGTTGGACAAGGAGTTGCCACTCTGCACCCATCGAATGGATCaacagttttgaaaaaatgtgaaaacttACGTCCAACTGAAGGACCTTTTCTCCTGCAAAAACTGCCAGATAATCTTCAACCAATGATGGGGTGTTTTTTTGTTCCAATATCTTCTCAACAAAAAGGGTGTGTGATGTCAACAGCTGCTGCATCTTCAAATGAATCAGCTCATCAGCAGAAATGTAAGATGAAAGTTAATTAAGTAGTACAATTCTATTAGGTTGTGTTGTATATATTTTGTGATCAGCCAGCACTCTCTTGTGTTGCTTTTTAATTCCCAGCCTTCTTCAAATTTGCCAGACTGCATAGAAATGGCTTATATGagcttattttctttcttatctGGCTTATCTCTAACTTAATTCTGTTGATTGACAAAGTTGTTCTTTTCAACCACCTTGTAACAAGATGTCTTCTTTTTATTGTCCATCCCCATTTCCCGGACAGCTTCCTTGCTCATTCTTGTCCTCTGAAACTCCCAAAACTGCTAGCTACAGGTATGCACCCTGTTGGTTAAAATGTGACTTTGTATACTTTATGTATCTTTCAAATtcacccccccaaaaaaactttATTCTGCTGATGAATTTTCATGCAGTCATGGTTACAGGAGGTACTGTGCTTCAAGGAGCAGGATTGCAAAAGGCTTCTGTTAAACAAAGTTCAGGCAGAGAATCGAGTGACAACATCACAGACACAGAACGTTCAGAACTGCCAATCGCTTTACAAAGAGTACCCCATGGAGTAGCATCATCTGGTCTCACACCTCCGATGCacaacttgaatatctctggtgCATCATCTCTGCAATTATGCAAAGATGTTCATTTGGAGAAAATGACTCAGAAAGGATACCAAAGTGCTCAAACATGCAAAGATGGCAAAGAGGCAAGCAGGTTTCTTCAAGAGACACAAACCACAGCTGCAGAAGCAAGTAGCAAGTGTTCAACGGTAACAATACTCAAGGAGGAATCTTTTAGCAATGTCTCCACATGTCAATTTGCAGAGAAATCAGTATCTAATGACCAGGTAATAACTCAGCATCAACCATAGTTAACTATGCACCTACGTATCCTTGGATACCAAACtaccattttaaaaaatgctaaTGGActgacataataataataatgtacaactatcccccgaaggggaggtgaataatGGTGGATATCTAccaagacgcgaagcgtcgaggtatatatcctccgctcttcaccgaccctgggggggatagttgttttagtatttaccaaattagatggataaaaaaatgctgttttaatttctgcttctgaaactttcgcaaaacgacgcgccattttcctctctgttcgcaaaacagtgaatatccaaggatattctgaGTTAAGGGAGCCCATCAAAACGcacaaaaattgctatccactgatttggtaaatactaatatcctttatttaaacacgataggttttaaagctcagagcttgtggggttgtgtacaaatcaaattaatcaaatcaaatttaatcaaaggcaggtttttgaggagaggggaaaaccgaagTTCCTGGGGAAAAActtctcagagcagagaagagaaccaacaaactcaacccacatatgacaccgaggttagaaatcgaacccgggctacattggtgggaggcgagtgctctcaccactgcaccaccATCGCAACTTTCTATTGGTTCCATTCACTTCATAAGTTTTAATTAAAATGGAAACTGTTTGGGAACAAACTAATTGCTTGTTTCAAAACGACAATAGGAATAATGAATCACTGCTATGATTTCAAGAgtgatcactttatttaaatcTTAGAATTATTTAGGCCAGCACAAGTTCTTGACTAATGTAATCACTAATTAAAAATTTATTAGATCATGGTAAAATGCAAACCAAACCACACTTTTGCTGATTTTCAATAAGGGATGCTAGCTGGAGTACCCAGAAAAACCTTTCACGGCAAAGTACACAGAGAATGAACAAGTCCAACCCACAGGTTGTGTGAAATCATGAATTAAGCAGGGTTTGCAGGATGGCTAGAGTGTTTGCCTTCCACTAATGTGAGCCAggttcattttattttgtccttgacGCCATATGtggtttgagtttgttggttttctactGGAGTCTGAAAGGTTTATCCCCAAGTTTCTCCAGTTTGCCGCACTCCAAAACCTTAATTCTATGCAAGGACCACTAGTTTGTCTGTTGAACTACTCTTTAAAGCTGTACCCTTGTTAAGTATTGGTAAAGTTGATATaatgtaattttattttattttaagctTTGCACATGTATGTTGTTATGGCTATCAAATTtgcttcttgcttcttttcctATGCAAATACTTTTATATAGTCAAGCCATTCAGACTCAGGAATGGAAACAAGTGATCAGAATAAAGGTATGTGGATCATTGGGGAGAGGTTCTTGTATACCTCAAAACAGTCTGACGCCTGAATTATAAAGGTGTTCTTAGAGGAGGTTTATCTGTATTGATGTTAAATAATACTGTTTAAACATAGCATAAACTTTTGTATACTACATTTTCATTTGGtgcttttcattcaaaaaaacaatttatttgaaTGATTAAaaccatcaataattattgaaatttcttAAATGGCTCAGATCAATTTAAGCTACTGCTCTTTGTTTTCCAGAGGCAAAGCTGATGACCAAATTGTCAAGTCCCTGCATCTTCTCTTATAGATCTAAATTTCTGTTGATTGTTGTAATTGAAACTGCTGACAATGCACTCACACCTTTTTAAatgaaatacaacaacaacagcagaaGAATTGTCAAACTTGAGTTAATAGGAAGAAAACCCCCATGATCATTCTTCCCTGCGGCTAGGATGGGAACTTAAATATGTATAACATTATATTGCTCAGTATTAATTTATGCTTTCTTTGCTGTTTAGAATTTTCAGCAATTGACATGCTTTGTGATGTGGCTTGCAGTGCTTTAAAGGCTAGGATCACtcataaatcaagtgaaaacaaggtACACTACTCGTTGGAAGTTAAATCTCAGTAGTGGGTAAAGTTCCAACAAATAAGCCCACCATGGGGCTTATATTTTTAAAAGGCCCATGCTGGGCTGATCTTTCTTAAACTCAGCCTTGCAAACTTAAATCACAACTGCAAATTACTCAAATTGAAAGCTTAATACTCTGTTCAAAGGTAAGGTAACATATATAATAAGGTATGTTACAATATTCATGCAAAAAATTTAATCTCAGCAAAAAGTCCAGACTTATTGCTAACAGTGCGGAATCTACACGTGGTGCTTCAACAATATAAAAAGGTTGCTTTGTGTCGGTGAGTTCAAAGTCTTCCTCATCTGACTagtcatttttgtcagtggaaGTGTCCTTGTGGAATTCTTCTTGATGTACTCAATGTTTCCCTTGACATGGACACACTTGcctcttcttctttctttttgttattttttgaaatttgaaacttGCCTACACTTCTACTTTAATACACAGGTTGCGgtaattaaaattaacattGATTGTTGCATTTTTGTCTTCATCATTGTTTGCCTTCATTATTTTAGTGTCTCCTGTgtacaataatgataatgataatgatgataatattattattattattattattattgtttttattattattataggcAACTGTTATTATTAGTggtccatttttcttttctttttttttctttagagcAAACAACTAGCTATGGAAGATAAATCAAGTATGTTGCATAAAAGCCTTATTTCTGATGACTTGTTTCCTTTGCATTGAAATGACCagctaataataaattaataataataatattgctattataagcagcaacaacaatgattattattgttgtttactTTGAGTCACCTGCTTGTGTTGCAGCCTTTActtaataatcattatttgcttgtttattttgtttgtccCAAAACAGATTACGAGACAATACTGAGGGGACTTGATCATGATCTGTTGTCTTCTTCAGTAACAAGagtgcatgcaagcatgaaaattttgaactttcaaagaaaatacCATTTTGAGTAAATCTACTATATGAATTACATTGGAAAAACATAATGTTCTTGAAAGCAAAAAA
This window of the Acropora muricata isolate sample 2 chromosome 14, ASM3666990v1, whole genome shotgun sequence genome carries:
- the LOC136899184 gene encoding uncharacterized protein yields the protein MEQSSLMDTEICTQSSSKEDSVGVTGIPIKKDLGTVSLKSVVVLKDSDVTIRNGVVLMPNTIEMAQIKKQEKGQFKTQMCISSSMTEGDIKQVLVEAFPFLEGQRFYCAAAVDNRTRLDFHGIPRIWDGLYIKRKIKGNSALYILTHESTVTLKRSYDEIITPEESEKPEQPLKKETELTNDQRHSACSNRCAPESDSMEQSSSSLFPIPKVSNHSLTVGQGVATLHPSNGSTVLKKCENLRPTEGPFLLQKLPDNLQPMMGCFFVPISSQQKGCVMSTAAASSNESAHQQKFMVTGGTVLQGAGLQKASVKQSSGRESSDNITDTERSELPIALQRVPHGVASSGLTPPMHNLNISGASSLQLCKDVHLEKMTQKGYQSAQTCKDGKEASRFLQETQTTAAEASSKCSTVTILKEESFSNVSTCQFAEKSVSNDQSSHSDSGMETSDQNKEFSAIDMLCDVACSALKARITHKSSENKSKQLAMEDKSIIADICPMEGPLSGGNPFYISLKECLPEDVSSGFAVFRAVGTVELIKLDNFKFFGLKIPAASSPGRVDVKIQTSDGQYLGSTVFTYVDEDQEVFRRFITSNRLQSKFFSFLAQELAVRESKTEQDGTSKCSNPEKHGTDILHHSGQYDLRQMMGGLAIVDDLGTSSGCSFPVEESGGRDTAGSTREASESLGSHNNTESSSNTGNKDEHCKDQIQPLIKVVSGQRKYLP